The Saprospiraceae bacterium genome includes a window with the following:
- a CDS encoding T9SS type A sorting domain-containing protein, with product MKTFILNSRFFLFFILFNSFSSQCFAEEWPFSLNCPKDVTVSCYDEIWNLSIYGNATYTEGYKTYSAGTPVVKYYLNSCNSGYITRTWMVEDNMWRWHSCTQTIYVSSGSASGPYISWPQDIELTGCNPVTNPSQLPSGYNYPEWDNTGCGMYGKSYSDMLFTVNSQCKKIMRTWKVMDWCATTSSYSNTFYKHVQFIYIVNNIPPVVNCPADITIESINCQNANLTTNSMTLAPGTCGGEFEITNNSPYATAKGNNISGTYPIGTTKVSYSIRYGCGKTFYCNTNVTVLNGAKPVPYCLGELVTALMGVDTDKDGKVDNGMVEIWAKDLDKGSHSKCGNNPLKFSFSKNINETSKILTCDHVGKNNVEIWVTDSKGAQTFCMTEINVQNNGANIPNCKPKTSTPPPAPVAPIVTSRRLNGSATTITDKPMAQVDVRLEYKDAIVTYTSKFDTIETLLLDSFINASGYKLYRYNYGKKINEKRDTTTSFISRTVKTVADGKFKFDTSALVNKSAFLSATYSDSTHSLIDQKDVLLLQKFLAGEITFSSYQQYLASDIDENGRIDEADLQALTDLVEKKITGLPGAFQWFLLDTKATYPNPVDVLKGSLPLKISLDSITANTPAVNFVAIKKGNISVDQGSIKEDFQTESRIQPVKELIAVFMPNPYNDKVILSISHPQGGEGVLSMLDMNGRELYKNTINIDKGNFESIIDLSELPSGMLFYKLVLRDHVASGKLIHLK from the coding sequence ATGAAAACATTCATTCTCAATTCCCGATTTTTTCTTTTTTTTATCCTTTTCAACAGTTTTTCTTCCCAATGCTTTGCTGAAGAATGGCCTTTTTCACTCAATTGTCCTAAAGATGTCACTGTCAGTTGCTACGATGAAATATGGAACTTATCCATATACGGCAATGCCACATATACTGAGGGGTATAAAACCTATTCTGCCGGTACCCCGGTCGTTAAGTATTATTTAAACAGCTGCAACTCAGGATACATCACCCGTACCTGGATGGTCGAGGACAATATGTGGCGATGGCATTCGTGCACACAGACCATTTATGTATCTTCAGGGTCGGCATCAGGACCTTATATATCGTGGCCTCAGGATATCGAACTGACAGGATGCAATCCCGTCACAAATCCCAGCCAATTGCCGTCCGGATACAACTATCCTGAGTGGGACAATACCGGATGCGGTATGTATGGAAAATCATACAGCGATATGCTTTTTACTGTCAACAGCCAATGCAAAAAAATCATGCGAACATGGAAAGTCATGGATTGGTGTGCTACAACATCTTCTTACAGCAACACATTTTACAAACATGTTCAATTTATATACATAGTCAATAATATTCCGCCTGTAGTAAATTGCCCGGCCGATATCACCATAGAGAGTATAAATTGTCAAAATGCAAATTTGACTACCAACTCGATGACACTTGCCCCAGGTACTTGTGGCGGTGAATTCGAAATAACAAACAACTCCCCGTATGCTACAGCAAAAGGGAATAATATTTCCGGCACTTACCCGATAGGAACTACTAAAGTGTCTTACAGTATCAGGTATGGATGCGGGAAAACATTTTATTGCAACACTAATGTCACAGTGCTCAATGGTGCGAAACCGGTACCATATTGTTTGGGTGAGTTGGTTACAGCCTTGATGGGCGTAGATACTGATAAAGACGGAAAGGTTGATAATGGTATGGTCGAAATATGGGCGAAAGACCTTGATAAAGGTAGTCATTCCAAGTGTGGTAATAACCCTTTGAAATTTTCTTTTTCAAAAAACATCAATGAGACTTCTAAAATATTAACTTGTGATCATGTAGGAAAAAATAATGTGGAAATTTGGGTAACAGACAGTAAAGGGGCTCAGACTTTCTGTATGACTGAGATCAATGTGCAAAATAATGGTGCAAATATACCCAATTGTAAACCTAAAACTTCAACACCACCTCCAGCTCCTGTAGCCCCAATTGTGACATCAAGAAGACTAAATGGTTCTGCCACAACAATTACAGACAAACCTATGGCCCAAGTTGATGTAAGACTTGAGTATAAGGATGCCATAGTTACTTATACTTCAAAGTTTGATACTATTGAAACTTTGCTTTTGGATTCATTTATCAATGCGTCCGGTTATAAACTCTATAGGTACAATTATGGTAAGAAGATCAACGAAAAAAGAGATACTACCACATCATTTATCTCCCGGACAGTAAAAACAGTAGCGGATGGGAAGTTTAAATTTGATACATCGGCATTGGTCAACAAATCAGCCTTTTTATCAGCGACATATAGTGATAGCACACATTCTCTTATTGATCAGAAAGATGTATTGCTTTTACAAAAGTTTTTGGCTGGTGAAATTACATTCAGTAGTTACCAACAATATCTGGCATCTGATATTGATGAAAATGGACGCATTGATGAAGCTGATTTGCAAGCCCTCACAGATTTAGTTGAAAAAAAGATTACCGGATTACCGGGGGCATTTCAATGGTTTTTGCTCGATACTAAAGCGACATATCCTAATCCTGTGGATGTGTTGAAAGGTAGTTTGCCATTGAAAATAAGTCTGGATTCTATTACAGCAAACACACCTGCAGTCAATTTCGTCGCCATTAAAAAAGGTAATATTTCTGTTGACCAGGGTTCAATAAAAGAAGATTTTCAGACTGAGTCCAGAATCCAGCCTGTCAAAGAATTGATTGCGGTCTTCATGCCCAATCCCTACAATGACAAAGTGATCTTGTCCATATCTCATCCGCAAGGAGGAGAAGGTGTATTGTCGATGCTGGACATGAATGGCAGAGAGTTGTACAAAAATACGATAAACATTGATAAAGGCAATTTTGAGTCTATAATCGATCTTTCAGAATTACCATCAGGCATGTTGTTTTACAAGTTAGTATTACGGGATCATGTCGCTTCAGGAAAACTCATACATTTAAAGTAG
- a CDS encoding BatA and WFA domain-containing protein — MQFLFPAFLWALLALSIPIIIHLFYFRRFKKVYFTNVKYLKEIKEETSNRNKLKNLLILISRCLAVACLVFAFAQPFIPKGTGIKSGLNYVSVFIDNSFSMTTNKSEIPLMDIAKDKARSVVSSYGDEDRFQILTHDFEGKHQRLLSKEDALTYIEDVQITSSVQDLDLVLNRQRQLLERSSGNRLSYILSDFQKSIVNLQEYRDTTMEINMVPVQSTTQKNVTIDSAWFEGPIPFLNQTNKLLVKVKNNSPEDIEQVKISFLKDGQEKPVAIRDIAANSTVTDTVNLTIDKSGWHTGILQVSDYPVQFDDKYYISFNVADTIKALFINDAGPDRFMNALFNGIKNFTLSNQSSNQLQYQQFQNFDMIMLHDLKAISSGLGNQLLQYMRDGGKVLIFPGKSVDIGSYNDFLTTIGASRLGNQTNLKREVSIINTEEFVFSDVYINTGRNLKLPVSTLSYNFLTLSSTAEEKLLTYRDAGSYLSKFRVGDGQLFLCASPLNTESNDLVYNAEVFVPLIYKMAISTTKQKPISYIISNNMSVIVPNQRKTGDYVYKLKDDKNEIIPGQTPVGNQIHLSMGGQIKNDGIFDLLLDSETVGKIALNYDRKESDMSHLSESELEDLNTQNPSIKLISDTQQANLSGSITEKDKGVVLWKWFVILALLFLAAETLLIRLLKN; from the coding sequence ATGCAATTTCTTTTTCCAGCTTTTTTATGGGCCTTATTGGCACTTTCCATTCCGATTATAATCCATTTGTTTTACTTCCGAAGGTTTAAAAAGGTATATTTTACCAATGTCAAATACCTGAAGGAAATAAAGGAAGAAACTTCAAATCGCAATAAACTGAAGAATTTGCTGATTCTGATCAGTCGGTGTCTTGCCGTGGCGTGTCTTGTATTTGCTTTTGCTCAACCATTTATACCCAAAGGGACCGGAATCAAATCAGGACTAAATTATGTTTCTGTTTTTATTGACAATTCTTTTTCCATGACTACCAATAAAAGTGAAATACCACTTATGGACATTGCCAAGGATAAAGCGCGTTCAGTGGTCTCTTCATATGGTGATGAAGACAGGTTTCAGATATTGACACATGATTTTGAAGGCAAGCATCAGAGGCTATTAAGTAAAGAAGATGCATTGACATACATTGAAGATGTGCAAATTACCTCATCAGTGCAGGATCTCGATCTTGTCCTGAACAGACAAAGGCAGCTCCTTGAAAGGTCATCTGGTAACAGACTCTCCTATATTCTTTCAGATTTTCAAAAGAGTATAGTCAACTTACAAGAGTACCGGGATACTACTATGGAAATTAATATGGTGCCTGTCCAGTCTACAACACAAAAAAATGTTACAATAGATAGCGCATGGTTTGAAGGGCCTATTCCTTTTTTAAATCAAACCAATAAACTACTCGTCAAAGTAAAAAATAACAGTCCCGAAGATATCGAACAAGTAAAAATCAGTTTTTTGAAAGACGGGCAGGAAAAACCTGTAGCTATAAGAGATATTGCTGCAAATAGTACAGTCACTGATACAGTTAATCTGACTATTGATAAATCAGGATGGCATACAGGTATCCTGCAGGTTTCTGATTATCCGGTTCAGTTTGATGACAAATACTACATATCTTTCAATGTGGCTGACACTATCAAAGCGCTTTTTATCAATGATGCAGGACCTGACCGATTTATGAATGCGTTGTTTAATGGAATAAAAAACTTCACTCTAAGCAATCAAAGTTCCAATCAGCTTCAGTACCAGCAGTTTCAGAATTTTGATATGATCATGCTCCATGACCTTAAAGCTATCAGTAGTGGTCTGGGCAATCAGTTACTTCAATATATGCGTGACGGGGGCAAGGTTCTCATATTTCCAGGCAAATCAGTCGATATCGGTTCGTACAATGATTTTCTGACCACAATTGGGGCAAGCAGACTTGGAAATCAAACAAACCTGAAGCGGGAAGTTTCGATTATCAATACTGAAGAGTTTGTATTTTCAGATGTTTATATCAACACTGGAAGAAACTTAAAATTGCCGGTAAGCACATTGTCATACAATTTTTTGACACTATCGTCTACGGCAGAAGAAAAACTACTTACATATAGGGACGCAGGTTCATATCTTTCAAAATTCAGGGTAGGAGATGGACAGTTATTTTTATGTGCTTCCCCATTAAATACTGAGTCCAATGATCTGGTGTATAATGCTGAAGTTTTTGTTCCTCTGATATATAAAATGGCTATTTCTACCACCAAACAAAAGCCTATATCTTATATCATTAGCAATAATATGAGTGTGATAGTACCAAACCAAAGAAAAACTGGTGATTATGTATACAAGCTCAAAGATGATAAAAATGAAATAATACCGGGTCAAACACCTGTAGGTAATCAAATACACTTATCTATGGGCGGGCAAATAAAAAATGATGGCATCTTTGATTTATTGCTTGACAGTGAGACAGTTGGCAAAATAGCTTTAAACTACGACAGAAAAGAGTCAGATATGTCGCATCTTAGTGAGTCTGAATTGGAAGATTTAAATACCCAAAACCCCTCGATCAAATTGATTTCAGATACGCAGCAAGCCAATTTATCAGGATCTATCACTGAAAAAGATAAAGGCGTTGTCTTGTGGAAGTGGTTTGTTATTTTGGCATTGTTATTTTTGGCAGCTGAAACTCTTTTGATCAGATTGTTAAAGAATTAA
- a CDS encoding DUF3857 domain-containing protein: MKKFLSLVMIMSFLLSIHQKAYLQKYKYGDVKIDLLNLAECDFYKGADAMVTYIAGDNSVLYSDGEGFYSVRKVKKQVKIFNDRAKDAGTNHVVFYSPKDRRGKIKFRGLKGKTYHLENNKIVETKLKDDNIFETQINNYYKRISFTMPNIQKNCVFEFEYELQSEYFYNIDEWHIQGEYP, encoded by the coding sequence ATGAAAAAATTTTTATCTCTAGTCATGATAATGTCTTTCTTATTGTCGATCCACCAAAAAGCATATCTTCAAAAGTATAAGTATGGAGATGTAAAAATTGACTTATTAAATCTTGCTGAATGCGATTTTTATAAAGGGGCTGATGCCATGGTGACCTACATAGCTGGAGACAATTCGGTACTATATTCAGACGGTGAAGGATTTTATAGCGTCAGAAAGGTTAAAAAGCAAGTTAAAATATTTAATGATCGTGCAAAAGATGCCGGGACTAATCATGTTGTTTTTTATAGTCCTAAGGACAGACGTGGTAAAATTAAATTCAGGGGACTTAAAGGAAAAACCTATCATCTTGAAAATAATAAAATAGTAGAAACAAAGCTAAAAGATGACAATATCTTTGAAACGCAAATAAACAATTATTATAAAAGGATATCATTCACCATGCCAAATATCCAAAAAAACTGTGTGTTTGAATTTGAATATGAATTACAATCAGAATATTTTTATAACATAGATGAATGGCATATACAAGGTGAATATCCGTAG